agaaagagggatgctactgtaggctaggtggagaaagagggatgctactggaggctaggtggagaaagaggaattctactgtaggctaggtggagaaagaggaattctactgtaggctaggtggaagaaagagggatgctactggaggctaggtggagaaagagggatgctactggaggCTAGATGAAGAAAGAGGGATtctactggaggctaggtggagaaagagggatgctactggaggctaggtggaagaaagagggaggctAGGTGGAGAAAGAAGAATtctactgtaggctaggtggagaaagagggatgctactggatgctaggtggagaaagaggaattctactgtaggctaggtggagaaagagggatgctactggagaaagagggatgctactggaggCTACGTGGAGAAAGAAGGatgctactggaggctaggtggaagaaagagggatgctactggaggctaggtggaagaaagagggattctactggaggctaggtggagaaagagggatgctactggaggctaggtggagaaagagggatgctactggaggctcggtggagaaagagggatgctactgtaggctaggtggaaAAAGACAGCTGGGCTATTATCATAGCACTACAATGGTAGAGGATATATTAGGATATTAAAGCTATCTCTCTTTCCTGTTCTGATGTTTTTCACCCCTGAAGAGATGTAGTTTGTTGCTATTTTCTTTGTGGAACAGGGGACCAAACAAGAGGTGTAAATTAGAATGAAATGTAAagagcaaatatatttattcTAGTGAATATCCCAGACTAATCCTGTTTCGTagatgagagagaaaaaggggagagaTGTATTTATTCAAAGACACCGAGCATCTGTATTCGTCAGAGGTTCTTACTACGAAATCACTTTTATTCAAATGGGAAACTCTCAtgagactgtctctctctctctctctctctctctctctctctctctctctctctctctctctctctctctctctctgcctctctctctctctgcctctctctctctctgcctctctctgcctcctgctCTTCCATCAAAAACAGAGGAACTCTCATTTCAACTTTACTGTCTGCTCAACATGATGATTGGATAGAAAACCAATGATGTGTGTGTCTAATGTTGCATGCGTTTGTGACGTTTGACTGAACTGCTCTGACTCTCTTTACCATAGAAATAAATGTATATTCTCTTTAAATATAGTTGCTAAGCCATGTTATCTCTTGAGGGATGCATCTCTCTAAAAGCCTTAATcaggcctgtgtgtgttgtgtttctgaAGCCTGTCTAGTTCTGAAGGGAACGTCAGAGGTGTGATTCTCActcccatctctcctcacacTACTCAGCCCAATTAGCTATACAGCCTCTGGAAACTAcagtgtctggctggctgtcgctctgcctgtctgtctggctgtccctctgcctgtctgtctggccctctgcctgtctgtctggccctctgcctgtctgcatggctgttcttctgtctgtctgtccctctgcctgtctggctggctgtcgctctacctgtctggctggctgtcgctctgcctgtctggctggctggccttctgcctgtctggctggctgtccttctgcctgtctggctggctgtccactctgcctgtctggctggctgtctgcatggctgtttgtctgtctggctgtctgtcgctctggttgtctgtcgctctgtctgtcgctcttcctgtctgtcgctctgcctgtctgcatggctgttcttctgtctgcctgtctgcatggctgttcttctgtctgcctgtctgcatggctgttcttctgtctgcctgtctgtcggtctgttcatctgactgcctgcctgtctgtctacatgtctgcctgtctgtctacatgtctgcctgtctgtctacatgtctgtctgtcactttGATTTCTAGAGGATAAAACTAAACTAAAATGCTGACTGAATGTAAGATAAATAATTTCTTAATAAATATGTTGTCTATTATATTCACACACTGTTTACTAATTCCTTTTCAGCATCACCCAACCCAACCACATATCCCTCAAGGTACACTCTGTCAGCATCACCCAACCCAACCACATATCCCTAAAGGTACACTCTGTCAGCATCACCCAACCACACATCCCTAAAGGTACACTCTGTCAGCATCACCCAACCCAACCACATATCCCTCAAGGTACACTCTGTCAGCATCACCCAACCCAACCACATATCCCTAAAGGTACACTCTGTCAGCATCACCCAACCCAACCACATATCCCTAAAGGTACACTCTGTCAGCATCACCCAACCCAACCACATATCCCTAAAGGTACACTCTGTCAGCATCACCCAACCCAACCACATATCCCTAAAGGTACACTCTGTCAGCATCACCCAACCACACATCCCTCAAGGTACACTCTGTCAGCATCACCCAACCCAACCACATATCCCTAAAGGTACACTCTGTCAGCATCACCCAACCACACATCCCTAAAGGTACACTCTGTCAGCATCACCCAACCACACATCCCTCAAGGTACACTCTGTCAGCATCACCCAACCACATATCCCTCAAGGTACACTCTGTCAGCATCACCCAACCACACATCCCTAAAGGTACACTCTGTCAGCATCACCCAACCACACATCCCTCAAGGTACACTCTGTCAGCATCACCCAACCACATATCCCTCAAGGTACACTCTGTCAGCATCACCCAACCCAACCACATATCCCTAAAGGTACACTCTGTCAGCATCACCCAACCACACATCCCTAAAGGTACACTCTGTCAGCATCACCCAACCACACATCCCTAAAGGTACACTCTGTCAGCATCACCCAACCACACATCCCTCAAGGTACACTCTGTCAGCATCACCCAACCACACATCCCTAAAGGTACACTCTGTCAGCATCACCCAACCACACATCCCTAAAGGTACACTCTGTCAGCATCACCCAACCACACATCCCTAAAGGTACACTCTGTCAGCATCACCCAACCACACATCCCTAAAGGTACACTCTGTCAGCATCACCCAACCTAAAGGTAACTCCACATCACCCAACCACACCCTAAAGGTACACTCTGTCAGCATCACCCAACCCAACCACATATCCCTAAAGGTACACTCTGTCAGCATCACCCAACCCAACCACATATCCCTAAAGGTACACTCTGTCAGCATCACCCAACCCAACCACATATCCCTAAAGGTACACAGGAACAATCTTTAATTCATTAGCCTAGTTATTGGCAGTCATCCAACTTAAAGGATAATGGATATCAATCAACAGCATTTAGAGTTGATTATTGAGCCCAAATGATTACTAGAGCCAGTCACACTGAAATGATCACTAGAACCAGTCACACTAACTGAAATGATCACTAGAACCAGTCGCACTAACTGAAATGATTACTAGAACCAGTCACACTAACTGAAATGATTACTAGAACCAGTCGCACTAACTGAAATGATCACTAGAACCAGTCGCACTAACTGAAATGATCACTAGAACCAGTCGCACTAACTGAAATGATTACTCAGAACCAGTCGCACTAACTGAAATGATCACTAGAACCAGTCGCACTAACTGAAATGATTACTAGAACCAGTCACACTAACTGAAATGATTACTAGAACCAGTCACACTAACTGAAATGATTACTAGAACCAGTCGCACTAACTGAAATGATCACTAGAACCAGTCGCACTAACTGAAATGATCACTAGAACCAGTCACACTAACTGAAATGATCACTAGAACCAGTCTGAAATGCACTAACTGAAATGATCACTAGAACCAGTCGCACTAACTGAAATGATCACTAGAACCAGTCGCACTAACTGAAATGATCGCACTAACTGAAATGATACTAGAACCAGTCGCACTAACTGAAATGATTACTAGAACCAGTCGCACTAACTGAAATGATTACTAGAACCAGTCGCACTAACTGAAATGATTACTAGAACCAGTCGCACTAACTGAAATGATTACTAGAACCAGTCACACTAACTGAAATGATCACTAGAACCAGTCGCACTAACTGAAATGATCACTAGAACCAGTCACACTAACTGAAATGATCACTAGAACCAGTCGCACTAACTGAAATGATTACTAGAACCAGTCACACTAACTGAAATGATTACTAGAACCAGTCGCACTAACTGAAATGATCACTAGAACCAGTCGCACTAACTGAAATGATCACTAGAACCAGTCGCACTAACTGAAATGATTACTAGAACCAGTCGCACTAACTGAAATGATTACTAGAACCAGTCACACTAACTGAAATGATTACTAGAACCAGTCACACTAACTGAAATGATTACTAGAACCAGTCACACTAACTGAAATGATTACTAGAACCAGTCACACTAACTGAAATGATTACTAGAACCAGTCACACTAACTGAAATGATTACTAGAACCAGTCACACTAACTGAAATGATCACTAGAGCCAGTCACACTGAAATGATCACTAGAGCCAGTCATAATAGACAGTGGACTAAATGGTGTTGCGATACTAAGAGAGTTCCATGGACAAAGGATTGCAACATAATCCAAATGAATATTCTCTGGTCTTCATGAACAGTCCGGTGTGATGAGTTGCTTTGTTTGAAATTGGTTGAAATGGATTTATTTTCTTTGCTCTTTGGGGGGTAGGTTGAGTCTGTCCCTCTGCTTTGGGGTAGGTGGCAAGGGTGATGgtgcctgtctggctgtctgtccctCTGCTTTGGGGTAGGTGGCAAGGGTGATGgtgcctgtctggctgtctgtccctCTGCTTTGGGGTAGGTGGCAAGGGTGATGgtgcctgtctggctgtctgtccctCTGCTTTTTGGGGGTAGGTGGCAATGgtgcctgtctggctgtctgtccctCTGCTTTGGGGTAGGTGATGgtgcctgtctggctgtctgtccctGCTTTTGGGGTAGGTGGCAAGGGTGATGgtgcctgtctggctgtctgtccctCTGCTTTGGGGTAGGTGGCAAGGGTGATGGTGCTAAATACTGGGTCTTGTTCAGTAGGGCATAACGTGGTAGAACATAATGCAACTGAAAACCAACAATTGGTGTCATTGTACCAGTTCAGTTTAGTACCGAAACAACCGTGTCAAAATGTTTCCTCCTGTTTTGACGTCTACTGAACACAACCAGGTAGAATGTTTTTAATTATCTGACAACCTGATTTTGAAGCAAGTTAAAGAAACTGTTTGTGCccttctctctctagctgcaccAACTGTCCCTGTTCAGTGCCTGGACGATGTGGAGAAGAACCTGAACCATCGAACAGTCCGTATGACCGAGCCCCGAGCCCCCTGTCCCCTCCAGCTCTGGCCGGCCCTGCCTTCCCCCGTGGGCCCTCCGGCTCTGGAGGGTCTCAGGGAGGACTACTGGCCAAACGGTCCCTGGTCCAGCCACTACCCTGGAGCCTTGGGCCTGGACAGTACGAGCCctgtcctcctgcctcctcctcctctcaaccaGGCCTCTCTAGATGACTCCTCCTGGTCCTTCCCCTCCCCGCCCAAACCCAGCGACGCCCTCTTCTGGGAGGGCCAGAGGCAGGGTCTGAGCCAGGGCAGCCCCATCCACTCCTCCAGGGGTAGTACCCCCATGAGCCCTAATGGAGACTGGGCCAAGCCCCCACCCTACTGAGGTGGAGAACCCCCTGGCTCTAAGGCTGCCCTGCCGTGCAACACCAAACCTGCCTTAAGATGAGGAGACAACTCCTATGGACTCTCCAGCCTGGGGAACTTGCTCCAGGATGATTCAACTAGCCACAGAGCAAACCACGggagaagcttctgatgggctaccCTCTGACCCGGCCCAGACACACGGATGACTCCCCTCTGACCCAGCCCAGACACACGGATGACTCCCCTCTGACCCGGCCCAGACACACGGATGACTCCCCTCTGACCCGGCCCAGACACACGGATGACTCCCCTCCGACCTGGCCCAGACACACGGATGACTCCCCTCCGACCTGGCCCAGACACACGGATGACTCCCCTCTGACCCGGCCCAGACACACGGATGACTCCCCACTGACCCGGCCCAGACACACGGATGACTCCCCACTGACCTGGCCCAGACACACGGATGACTCCCCTCTGACCCGGCCCAGACACACGGATGACTCCCCTCTGACCCGGCCCAGACACACGGATGACCGGCCCCCGGATGACTCCCCCTGACCCGGCCCAGACACACGGATGACTCCCCTCTGACCCGGCCCAGACACACGGATGACTCCCCTCTGACCCGGCCCAGACACACGGATGACTCCCCTCTGACCCGGCCCAGACACACGGATGACTCCCTCTGACCCGGCCCAGACACACGGATGACTCCCCTCTGACCCGGCCCAGACACACGGATGACTCCCCTCCGACCTGGCCCAGACACACGGATGACTCCCCTCTGACCTGGCCCAGACACACAGATGACTCCCCTCCGACCTGGCCCAGACACACGGATGACTCCCCTCTGACCCGGCCCAGACACACGGATGACTCCCCTCTGACCCGGCCCAGACACACGGATGACTCCCCTCTGACCCGGCCCAGACACACGGATGACTCCCCTCTGACCCGGCCCAGACACACGGATGACTCCCTCCCTGGGAATCAGGAAGAGTTTCATCCACCCAAGAGAGAAAGATGATGGGATGAGTCCTGGACAGCCAGATTAtgactgtgtttatgtgtgtgtatcccaTACTGGTATTTACTAGAGCTCAAAGCTGTAGTGAACTAATTTACAGTCTGACTGCTTTTCAATTTTAGCCCCTCCCTCCTAATGTGACTTATTTACATGTTATCTATTATAAAGGTGTATATAGTCAATCCTTCTGTTATCTGTCCTTAATAATATAGAGGTCATAGTGTGTCTGCGCTGTAACAGAtactggtgtgtatatatatatatacatacacaccccAGTAGCACCTAAAGCTGTTTTTAATCACACAACACAgcgtagcctactggttagaggggggggcaggtagcctactggttggttagggttagagggggcaggtagcctaggggttagagggggggggcaggtagcctagtggttaggggggcaggtagcctagtgggagggggtgggggacaggtagcctagtggtttagaggggggggggactagtagcctagtggtttagaggggtgggggacaggtagcctagtggttagaggggtggggggtagcctagtggttagggggggGACTGGTAGCCTAGGGGtttagaggggtggggggggcaggtagcctagtggttagaggggggggggtcaggtagcctactggttagagggggggcaggtagcctaggggttagggggggggcaggtagcctaggggttagagggggaggcaggtagcctactggttagaggggggcaggtagcctaggggttagaggggggggcaggtagcctaggggttagagggggggcaggtagcctagtggtttagaggggtgggggagtagcctagtggtttagaggtgtggggggtagcctagtggttagaggggtgggggactggtagcctagtggttagaggggtgggggactggtagcctagtggttagagggggggacTGGTAGCCTAGGGGTTTAGAGGggtggggggcaggtagcctagtggttagagggggggggggcaggtagcctaggggtttagaggggtggggtgggcaggtagcctagtggttagagggggcaggtagcctaggggttagaggggggggggcaggtagcctagtggttagagggggaggcaggtagcctagtggttagagggggaggcaggtagcctagtggttagagggggaggcaggtagcctagtggttagagggggaggcaggtagcctagtggttaggggggggaggcaggtagctggatcgaatccctgggTTGACGAGGTTAAAAATCTGTTTGGGCCAATAGCACCAAAAGCCAAAAGTTTTTAACCACACAACACAAGGTTTTAAATCTCCACGCAGCTTGCCTTGTCCTAAATCCCATAACAAGGCAAATCTGTCAGTTGTTTCAGATACTGATGGCtaatttgtattgtatttgtttACAACTTACATTACActaccaacagtatgtggacacctgctcctcgaacatctcattccaaaatcatgggcattaatatggagttcatccccccctttgctgctataacagcctccactcgtctgggaaggctttccactagatgttggaacattgctgctataacagcctccactcttctgggaaggctttccactagatgttggaacattgctgctataacagcctccactcttctgggaaggctttccactagatgttggaacattgctgctataacagcctctactcttctgggaaggctttccactagatgttggaacattgctgctataacagcctctactcttctgggaaggctttccactagatgttggaacattgctgctataacagcctccactcttctgggaaggctttccactagatgttggaacattgctgctataacagcctccactcttctgggaaggctttccactagatgttggaacattgctgctataacagcctccactcttctgggaaggctttccactagatgttggaacatttctgctataacagcctccactcttctgggaaggctttccactagatgttggaacattgctgctataacagcctccactcttctgggaaggctttccactagatgttggaacattgctgctataacagcctccactcttctgggaaggctttccactagatgttggaacattgctgcagggacttgcttccattcagccacaagagcattagtgaggtcaggcactgatgttgggcgattaggcctcctggctcgcagtcggcgctccaattcatcccaaaggtgatcgatggggtcgaggtcagggctctgtgtaggtcagtcaagttcttccacaccaatcttcgacaaaccatttctgtatggacctcgctttgtgcacgggggcattgtcatgctgaaacaggaaagggccttccccaaactgttgccacaaagttggaggcaCTGAATCGtgaagaatgtcattgtatgctgtagcgttaagatttcccttcactggaactaaggggcccggaccatgaaaaacagccccagatcgttattcctcctccaccaaactttacagttggcactatgcattggggcacgtagtgcatccgccaaacccagattcgtccgtcggactgccagatggtgaagtgtgattcatcactccagagaatgtgtttccactgctccaagaGTCCAATGGccgtgagctttacaccactccagctgaggcttggcattgcgcatggtgatttttCGGCTTATGTgaggctgctctgccatggaaacacatttcataaagctcccgacAAAAAGTTgttgtgttgacgttgcttccagaggcagtttggaactcggtagtgagtgttgctacCGAGGAAAGAAGATTTTTATGCggttcagcactcggtggtcatgttctgtgaacttgtgtggcctaccactttgcggctgagccgttgttgctcctagacgtttccacttcacaataacagcatttacagttgacctggggcagctctagcagggcagaaattacgaactgacttgttggaaaggtggcaccctatgacggtgccacgttgaaagtcaccgagTTCTTCATgaaggccattccactgccaatgtttgtctatggagattgcatggctctgtgcttgattttatacacctgtcaacaacgggtgtggctgaaatccactaatttaaaggggtgtcaacatacgtgtgtgtgtgtgtgtgtgtgtatatatagtgtatcatgGCAAATAAGCATAGCAGAAATCCCCTGAAATATCAAGGCCTTTAACCCAGTACTGCTACCGACAAGTTCTGGTGGGCTGACAGGCCAAATCCACACCTAACCTGGTACCAAGTTCTGGTGGGCTGACAGGCCAAATCCACACCATACCTGGTACCAAGTTCTGGTGGGCTGACAGGCCAAATCCACACCAAACCTGGTACCAAGTTCTGGTGGGCTGACAGGCCAAATCCACACCATACCTGGTACCAAGTTCTGGTGGGCTGACAGGCCAAATCCACACCTAACCTGGTACCAAGTTCTGGTGGGCTGACAGGCCAAATCCACACCAAACCTGGTACCAAGTTCTGGTGGGCTGACAGGCCAAATCCACACCTAAACTGGTATCTTCACGTCAAAATGAATCTTTATCTCATGACTCACAAAATGAATTTTTTTCCCCAATGATTATGGTTCAGCTATTCTGCTTTGAAGTCAATGGAAGTAGGGCTTGTCTTTTACACCAAAACCGTGTCaatacaataatatatatatgaaAGAGGTGTTATGGGAAACACATTTAATCATATGAGAGTTGGTGTGCAGTAGATGTACAGTCTTGTTTCTTGTGAGATGGTAATCCACTAGGTCAGTGGGGCACGCAAGATTTggccccctattctctatattAGTGCACTTACCCGGGtttaaaagtagttcactatgtaggggatagtgTGCCGTTTGGGAGGTGCTGAGATCCATGTAGAGTCGTGTACAGGATGTTTTGAAGTGTTTCAGCCGGGCTGAGTTGAGTTCACTCCAGTGTTTTCTTAAAGAGGCGTCTTAATATAGAGGAAGCGTCTCCATGGATATAAAGGGGAAATGTCATGTGACTTCCTGTCTTGTCTGGGGGGGGTCCACGATGTTAAAAGGGAGTTTCTCTGACCTCCATTTTCTCCTTCAGTCCCTTACAATTGTGATCattgatttatttatattttaaatttgTTTTAAACCAACGTTCTTTTACAGCAGTTGTTTCATTACTCCTGTAAAAGATTTGCAGACCacaatgcaatgtacagtagatAACAATTATATTTTAGAACCTACCACTGTATGTAAATAtgatttaaattaaataaatgatTGAATGTGAATGTTTTTTCACTATTTCATATCCTGTGATTCTACATCATAAAAAAAAACCCATAAATAATGTGGACTGCCAGTGAGGAATATTTATTGACTGGTTTGAAACGGGTTGGAGAAAGATCACGCTATTTATACTAATGTGTGAATAAAGGCGTTCTCTTTCACCATCTATTTTTGTGCAACGGATAACTGACCAACCTGAAGAGCAGCACACGCAAGAGTTGCCTGTTTTCTTAAACCCACTCAGATAATATCCTTTGtagttcgagagagagagagagagagaggggagagggagagaggttctgTCTCGTAGACTAAAATAGTTCCGTCAGAGAAGAGCAGGGAAAAGGTCGAGCCAGTGTCTCTATTTGATAAAATACAGGAAGTGACCCCATCACACATAC
This window of the Oncorhynchus tshawytscha isolate Ot180627B unplaced genomic scaffold, Otsh_v2.0 Un_contig_1314_pilon_pilon, whole genome shotgun sequence genome carries:
- the LOC121845271 gene encoding 5-azacytidine-induced protein 2-like, whose amino-acid sequence is METSQVMKSLTSTQDYWQVDRINSELKMHTLQEELERMTLEKNRLQEHCGDSSGTDCDQNHVESNPSDKAVLQSYEALATEISSLHSVLQQQSDLVKKLATYRRAAPTVPVQCLDDVEKNLNHRTVRMTEPRAPCPLQLWPALPSPVGPPALEGLREDYWPNGPWSSHYPGALGLDSTSPVLLPPPPLNQASLDDSSWSFPSPPKPSDALFWEGQRQGLSQGSPIHSSRGSTPMSPNGDWAKPPPY